The window CAGGCAGCCAATAACAAACGCTGTGTCAGTTGCCATGACAGTGCCCCACCCATGATGGCCTGGTTGTCCTGATTGTAATGACAGGTAAATCGCGGCGGGGACGATCATACCTCCCAGAGCGGCGGCTATGGATAGCGCAGCCATACGAGGTTTGTTCAACTCTCCGAGAACCAACTCCCGCTTGAGCTCCAATGCGACAATAAAGAAAAACAGGGTCATCAGGCCATCGTTGATCCACTCTCGCAGCGAGCGGGCAAATTCAAACGAACCAAACTGGAGACCTAGCTTTGTCTCCCAGGCGTGTTCAAATGATTCGGCCCATGGGGAGTTTGAGAAAACGAGGGCCGCAACAGTGAATAATAGCAGAATCGCACCACCAGCAGACTGAATGCGCAAGAAACGCACAAAGGGGTTCGTCAGCCGATCAACTAACTCAGTCGGCAACCGGGTTGCTTCGGAATTTACTTGTTGATCTCTACTCATAAGAAACCTTCCCGACTGCCAAACACTAACAGATGTTTACAGATAAACTGAAGACACATACTGCAAAGAGTATACAATCACAACGTGTGTTAGGCAAATTGCCAGATACCACAGAGATATCTCGGTATGATGAATGACTCAGGTAACCGTTCACCGCTGTGTGGAAAACATGCCCGATACCCGAACATGTAAGCGTTTACCAGTGCACAATATGCGTACAAGCAGGCCGCAGGGCTATAGCCTATCTATGCAGGAAGCTATGACCACTCAAAAATGGGGGGGCGTGTAAGAAGTGACCCACCGTTTTCATTAAATAAACATAGAAACAGTACAGTCAGGCCAACATAAAATGGTTTCATGATCTCTTTTTACGAATCCACGTATTGGACCATCTTGAGAAATAACAAAGACGATTGTGTTTTCATTTTCGCTATATTCGATTAATAAGTGCAACATTCTTACCTAAAAGGTTTTCCAGAGGAGTTTGTTCTCCGGGTATCCTTCTTAGGCCAGAAACGTTGAATCCTACCATTTGCATTCACGTTCATGCCTCGCTGCCACTGTGCTGTGGCCTAGATTTACGTAGCCTTGAGATCTGATATCTTTGTTCCTGAGTGAGTTGTCGATAGTGTTTGTGCTGTTTCATGCAGTGCAGACCTTGGTTAAGTGAAGGAGCTAACACTATACCGTAAATAAGAAGTCAAAACAGCACGTTAACGGCAAGGTGCATGAGATGTCAACTTGTATCTCGGATTATCTATGCGAATTGCGTTATGAACGGCTCATGAACAGAATCATCTCTGATTGAATGAAAAATTTTATCTCCAGGACCTCTGCAAAATAGCAAGATACAATCATGCAAAAGATATTGAAGATGTATCTCGGCAATCTAATGGTGTTCGCGGATTAGGGAACTGAAGATTATTCCTGATAATGTCCAGATCCTTCTCGCTGGAAAATTGCTCCATTTTCGATCAGAGGCGGTGAAAGAAACTACTTTCGTATCAACCACCCTGATCAAGCCTAAACAGCCCCTCTGTCGGAAAAGCTATACCTGAGAATGTTCCAGCCTGTCAGGAGAATCTTCACCGCATGGATTGCAGTTTTTTCAAATAGCCGAGGGGATAGATTGTTTCTCTGCTTGGAGAATGTTACGGTTATAGAACTGACTCAAGAAAACGGTTGGGCAACCTATGCTATTGCAGATGTGTGGAAGATCTGCAGAAATATAATTGGTGAGAAGAGGGGTGGGCTATGATAATTCTTGATACTGGCGGAATTAAGGAGCTGATGTTAGGAAGTTTCGTTGCTGCAGTATGTTTTGGTGCTCCCGTATTAATGAAATATACGTTTCCTGAACCTACGGCAATACACGAAGTGGTTAATGAAATGCCGTTTCTCGGCTGTCTGATTGTTGGTTTAACGTTTATCAGACTGTTGCAGCGCAAGAAGAATCTCGAAAAAGATGCATAAAACTAATTAATATGATTACGTTTTTGGCGACCCCACATTGAGTGAGAATAACCAGCACTCTTTAAAGGATTGAAGAGACTACTTTACTGTCAGGCATTACAACAGTGTTGCCTCCCAAGTAAGATACCGGAATGTTTTCCCCAAATTATGTAATGTTCCTGTAAGAACATACATTCATCAAAGCAAAATAGCAGTACAGTTATATCAAACAGAAGTGGGTGCGGTAAATTGGACCATTAGCTAAGGTGGAGATCTGGCTATAGTATCTGTTACTCCATACTATTCTACCGGCTAACCTATCTCTTCCGTAATTATTTGTGACACATTTTTTAATTTATCAGCTACCCCTGGAATTACATCACTGGCAATTTGCAGACCAGATAAAGTCATTGCTGCGATAACTTTTTTATGGATAAAGATTGGTACCGAAACACAAGTAACTAAGTCATTCCATTCACGATCATCTACCCCATAACCACGTTTTAGGGTTGTTTTCAATTCTTCAATGAAGGCGTCTTTTGATGTGATCGTGTTATCGGTAAACGGTGAAAATTTAAGTTTTGATAGAACCTTTTTTTGTTTTGCATCTGTCATATAGCTCAACAACACCTTGCCTGAGGCAGATGCATGCAAAAAGTCTTTTGTGTTCGATGAAGCAGGGGTTATTATTGCTCCCTTCGGGGTATGTTCAAAAACATAATTTAAGACGATCCCTTCAAAAACAACTAAAGAGCTTGCCATCTTCATCTGATCTGAAAGTTTTAAGATGTGTGGCTTTGCAACACCATAGAGTTCTTTATCCCCCGCATACGCCGTGCCAACTTCATTAGCCATAAAACCAATATAATATCGATTGCTTGATTCCCTCAGGAAAAGTGCCATTTTAAGGGTTCGCACGATATCAAATGTACTGGTTTTGGGTAATTTCAGCCTCTCTCCAATTTCCGTAACGGTTAACCCTTCAGGACACTGTGCCAGCAGTTTCAATATTTCAGTAGCTCTATGCGTGGTTCTGTTAATTTTCATTGTAATTGTTTAGTAACTTTATCTGTCATGATTTTCCACTTCTATTTATAAAAGATATTCCCTGAATTGTCTATAGCAACCCCTTGTCGATCGCATATACGAACGACAGATCGCATATACATTTTTGTATTGACTCGTTTTTATTCTTGGTATATGTCTATGCCAAGTTCAACGCGATTCACTTTTTTCAAATGATGGTTCCTTAATCAGTTCTACTTAAAAACTATTTAGGTAGGACTGGTTTTAAATGCAATATCGCAATGAAACCATGTTTCATCTGTAGACAATTGGCTGCATTAAATCTCACCAGGAGCTCAAACTGTGACCAAGACAAAGAAGAAAGCACGCATGGTGCAACATTATGAGAGATGCAAAGGATGCGGATTTTGCGTTCTGGAGTGTCCCAAAGATGCATTGTCGTTTTCTCAGAACGTTAACAAAAAAGGATACACCACTGTTGTTCTCGATATTGAGCGTTGTATAGCCTGTGCAATTTGCTACACAGTATGTCCGGATTACGTATTTGAAAAAAAGGAGGCCTGCTGATATGTCACGCCGTCTCATGAAAGGAAATGATGCCCTTGCCGAAGCCGCAGTTCGAGCAGGTTGCCGCTTTTTCGGCGGATATCCGATCACTCCTCAGAGTGAAATTCTTGAATATCTCTCAGCACGTCTTCCTGAAGTTGGAGGAACTTTCCTTCAAGCAGAATCAGAACTTGCCGGGATCAATATGGTCTACGGAGCAGCAGCAGCAGGATTCAGGGCTATGACCAGTTCTTCCGGTCCGGGTTTCAGTCTGTTGCAGGAAGGAATTTCCTATATCGCATCAGCTGAACTTCCTGCCGTTATAGTTGACGTTCAGCGCTATGGCAGTGGGCTTGGCGACATCTTCCAGGCCCAAAGCGATTACCATATGGCAACCACCGGCGGAGGACACGGGGACTACCATATGCTGGTTTACGCACCGGCATCCGCTCAGGAAAGTGTTGACCTGATGTGTCTTGCTTTTAATAAAGCCGAAGAGTATCGCAACCCTTGTCTGATCCTCACCGATGCATCCATCGCCCAGATGATGGAGCCTGTCGAACTGCCCGAGATGAAAGAAGTAAATCCTGATAAACCTTGGGCAGTACGAGGCAAGAGCGGACAGGATTTCAAGAAAATCACCTCAACTATGTATTATATCGATGACTTCGATACATACATAAAAGAAAAATATGATGCAATGGCAGAGAAGGAGCAGCGTTGGGAAGCTCTCCATATTGCCGATGCAGACGTTGTACTTGTCGCTTACGGAATCAGCTCCCGAATCTGCAAAGAAGCAGTTGCTACTGCGAGGGAGCAGGGTATCCGTCTTGGTCTCTTACGTCCAATTACCGTCTGGCCTTTTCCTGTAGACGGTTTCAAGGAAGTAAATCCGGATGTCAAAGCGTATCTTACCGTTGAGCTTAGCTCTCTGCCAAAACTTGATATAGACGTCAAGCTCGCCTGCAAAATGAAATCACCCGTTGAAAATTTCCTTGGTGGTGCTGTTATTCCGGAATCTCAACAGATTATAGAAAAAGCTGTTTCTGTTCTCGAAAAAGTGGAGGCGACATCATGTCTGAAAAATTAATTCCTAACCTCCTTGTTGAAGACAATAAATTCTGTCCAGGATGTGGCCACGGCATCATTAACAGAGTTGTTGCCGAAGTCCTTGAAGAGATGGATCTTGCAGACAAGGCAGTTGGTTCACTTGCTGTCGGTTGCGCATGTCTGATGATGGATACCTTTGGAACCGACTGGATTCAAGCACCCCACGGACGGGCTGCCGCTGTTGCTGTCGGCGTTAAACGTGTCCGCCCTGAATGTTGTGTTTTCACCTATCAAGGAGATGGAGACTCTCTGGCGATAGGTTTTTCTGAGACGATGTATGCAGCTCTTAGAAATGAAAATATTACCGCCATCATCGTCAACAACGGCATATTCGGAATGACCGGTGGCCAAATGGCGCCAACCACATTGCCAGGACAACGCACGACCACCTCACCTCAAGGAAGAAACGCTGATACAACAGGCCAACCCGTAAATATCATCAACCAAATTAAGGAAGTACCAGTCGGATATTTAGCACGAGGTTCGGTGGATACTGCCAAAGAAATCAACAAGCTGAAAAAATATATACGCACCGCAATCGAAACCCAGATGTCCGGGGGGGGGTACTCTCTGGTCGAAATATTATCCCCCTGTCCCACAAACTGGAAGATGACCCTTGAGGCAAGTCTTGATCATATCAAAACAAAAGTCAAGGAAACCTACCCATTGGGTGAATATGTCAAAAATGGAGAGAGAGTCGATGCTTAGTATTACTTGTGCAGGTTTTGGCGGCCAGGGAGTGCTTACTGCAGGGATGCTGCTTGCCCATGTATCCATGGTTTCCGGCAAAGAGTTAACCTGGGTTCCTTCTTATGGCTCGGAAATGAGAGGAGGAACGGCAAGCTGCCATCTGCGGATAGATGATCGGGAAATATTAAATCCATTTTTTAAAACCCGCGATGCCCTGATCGGTATGAACGAAGAGTCCGTTAAGGACTTCCAGGAGAGTATTATTCCGGGGGGAGTTTTGATTTCCAATGCAACGATGGTAAAGGATGTTTCCTTCAGGGAAGATATCAAGGTCATAGAGGTACCGGCCACCTCGATTGCTGCTGATCTGCAGAATCCAAGAGGGGCCAATATCGTTATGCTTGGTGCGGCAATTGAAGCAACCGGACTCTTTCCGCCTGAAGAATTCGCAGATGGTATTGACGCCTATTTCAGAAAGAAAGGCCGTAACAACCCGCTCAACCGCGAATGCTTTATTCACGGCGTCAAAATTGCTACAAGAGCATAGGGGAATGGGATGAACATTACGAAACTCCTTGCCCCACGAGCCGTCGCTATTATCGGAGCGAGTGAAAAAGAAGGTTTTGGCGGCGATACCTGCCGAAATGTCATATCCTATGCGGATAAAGAGAAGGTCTATTTCGTCAATCCAAAACGATCGACTGTCTTCGGCAACAAGTGTTATCCATCATTAGCCGAGATACCAACAGAAATCGATCTGGTTGTTCTCTGCACACCCCAGAAAACCATTGAACCTCTACTGCGAGAAGCTGCGGTTACCGGTGTTAAAGCCGCAGTGGTTTATGCTTCAGGCTACTCTGAAACTGGAACAGAAGAAGGGCGTAGAGCCGAGGAAGACCTTAAACAGTTGTGTAAAGAGTTGGATATTCTCCTGATGGGGCCCAACTGTGCAGGTTTCATGAATTATGTCGATGAGGTAACTGCTTTCGCTTTTATCTCACAGGAGCGGGACAGAAAAGGTTCTGTAGGACTTGTTTCACAGAGCGGTCAACTTTGCCTTTCATTCATGGATCATCCTGCGATGCGGTTTTCCTACGCGATTTCCGCCGGCAACTGTTCTGTTGTCAGTATGGAAGATTACCTCCATTATCTCGTTGACGACGATCAAACCAAGGTTATCGGGATTTACTTGGAAGGGGTAACCCAACCGGATAAATTCAGCCAGGCTTTAAAAAAGGCTGCTGAAAAGCGAAAGTCGGTTGTTGTTCTCAAGACAGGCAGAAGCGAAAAGGGCAAATTGGTTGCAGCATCGCATACCGGTTCACTTGCAGGAGCCGATGCGATGTATGACGGTATCTTCAGAAAGTTTGGCGTAATCAGAGTCAATGATGCTGAAGAGCTTCTTGCAACAACCCAGCTTTTTGCCACTCTGCCATATATTCCTGAAAAAACAGGCTTTGCTTCAATCAATCTCTCAGGAGGCGAAACCGGAATCTGTGCCGACATGGGGGAATTGCATGGAATTGATTATCCGGACTTTCAGGAAGATACTCTAGCCCGACTGAGAAAACTTCTACCATCGTATGCAAATCCGGCCAATCCCCTGGATACTACTGCCACAATTTCCTACGATGCAGACATCTATGCGCAGGTATTGCAAGCTGTAATGGATGACCCAGGTATAGGTCTGGTAGTTATAGGATATACTCTGCTTCATGAAATTGCCGACCCGTGCATTCATTACATGGCCAAGGGAATTGAACAGGTTGTAGAAAACGGTAACGCAAAGCCGATGGTAATGCTGCCGTTTTTTGAGAATACCAGAAATCCTGAATATGAAATTAAATTGGCCAAAGCGGGTGTGCCCGTACTACCACCTCCTGCCTATGGCTTTGCCGTCCTTAATCATCTCAAAAGTTTTATCGAATATAAGCCTGAAAACCATACCCTCGAACTTGCGATTCCAAAATCTGAGCAGGCTACCCAGCGTAGAACCCTATCAGAGTATGAGAGTTGCAAGGTCCTTGCTGATTACAACATTCCTACTCCAAAAGGGTATATAGCAAAAGACCAGGGTGAGGCTGTCAAAATTGCCAGGGAAGTCGGATTCCCTGTAGTAATGAAGATTGCATCTGCTGATATTGCTCACAAATCCGATATTGGGGGAGTTGCTCTTGGCCTTCGTGATGAAGCAGAGGTGCGCACTACCTTTGATCGTCTTCTGGAAAATGGGAAGAAACATGCCCCGGAGGCAGAGGTGGACGGTGTCTTTGTCCAGCAAATGTTATCTCCCGGCCTTGAGGTAATTATAGGCGTAAATAATGACCCGCAGTTTGGTCCTGCAGTCCTGGTTGGGCTAGGGGGAGTATTTGTTGAAATTTTCAAGGATACCGCCCTGCTCCCAGCACCTCTCACCAAGCCGGAAGCACTGCAGATGATTCAAAGTTTAAAGGGCTTCCCTCTTTTTACAGGATATCGCGGAGCCAAAGAGCTTGACATTGATGCTTTGGCAGAAATTATCGCCCAAGTGTCATTGCTTGCCCAGGACCATAAGGAGAGTCTGGTTGAATTGGATATCAACCCCGTTTTTGTCTACGAAAAAGGGCAGGGAGTCTGTGCTGCTGACGGACTGATTGTAATGAATAACTGAATTGTTCCATCTCATCGTTATTGAAAAGTTGACAGTAAGGAGAAAAAGCAAATGGCTGAAAACAAACCGTATATTCTCGTCGAATGGAATGACACTGAAACCGATGCCAAGGGATGGCTATGTGCCTACAATTTTGTGAACAACTACTGTGGTGGTGGAACAAGGATGCATCCAACGGTTACTGCAGAAGAAGTCGTCCGCTTAGCAACTGCAATGGGCTACAAGTATAATGCTTGCGAATCCAAAACAACTGGAGGCTGTAAAGGCGGAATTGCCTATGACTACAAGGCACCGGACGCCAAGGATGTCTTGCGCCGATACCTCAGGGCAATGATTCCATATATCAACAGCGGGGTTTCTATCGGTGGAGATCTTGGCGTTGATTATGGTGATGTCCTCGAAATTTTAGATGATTTCGGGATCGGTCTTCCACAGACAAACTCAATGCGTAACGATCCGGTACAGCAAAAACGCATTCAGGACCATGACGATGTCTGCAAGATGACCTATGACGGTTTTCTCATGTATGACATGATTACCGGTTACGGTTGTGCTGCCGCTCTTGATGAAGCATGGAAATTCAAAGGAAACGTGGCGACCGGTACCCGTGTCGTATTGCAGGGTTTTGGTTGTGCCGGTGCAAGTATGGCCAACTGTCTCGATAAATGGGGTTACAAAGTTGTAGGTATAGCTGATGCCAACTGTCTGGTTACCTGTGAAGAGGGACTGGATGTCAAGAAACTCGTGGCAACACGTAAGCCAAAAGGAGAGCTCGATCCGGCAGCATTTGAAGAGAATTACACCGTTTTCTCGAATGACAAATGGCTCGATATCGACTGCGATATTTTAGTTCCTGCTGCCCTGGAAGACGTAATCAACGAACAGAACGTGGACAAAGTAAAAGCCTCCCTCATCGTGGAAGCAGCCAACATCCCGGTAACTTTCCAGGCTGATAACGTGCTGGCGGAAAGGGGTATTGATGTTTGTGTCGACTTTGTTACCAACATGGGTGGTATCCGAATCTATGAAGTTGTTGTTTTTGGACTCGTTAACCCGGAACCCAACGCAATAGCGGAGGATACCATGGATATCATACGTAAACAGACAAGAAAGGTTTTTGAAGAAGCCAAAAGAACCGGAGAAAGCACAAGGGAAGTTGCCCGCAGATTGTTCGCTCCCAACAAGTCAGACTTTCCAGATATGCCTGTTAATACTGAAAATATTGCCAATTGAGTCAATAAATCAATGAGTGTCACGTCACCTCATTATTGACGTGACATAAACTGTTCACAGTTTACAAATGACGATTGCTTTATCAGGAGGTTGTTATGAGTCCATTCTTTAGAAAGTACTTGTGTATTCTGGCATTGTCCATAGCCGGAGGTTCCATATATACCCTTCCTTATCTCAAATACGTTTTTTATGATACGCAACTGCAAGTGATGGGGATAACCAATGCTCAATCCGGGTTCTTGCTGAGTATGTATGCAATTGGCTGCATGTTGTCATATATCCCAGGTGGGTTGATTACAGACCGAATCTCGCCTCGAAAAGCTATAGCATATTCCCTCTTGGGCACTTCGGGCCTGGGATTTTTGTATGGCTTCACCTTCAGCTACTCTATGGCACTTGTTATCTGGTTTCTCTTTGCTTTGACTACAGCATTTGTCTTCTGGACTTCGCTGATCAAGGCGATAGGGATGGCCGGAAACCGTAATGAGCAGGCACGGTTATATGGCATCTACTATGCCGGGAATGGCGTAACCGCTGCCATCGTCAATAGTATAGCCCTAAAGGCGTTTACTTTTGGTCAGGACCCCAAGCAGAGCCTCTTCTATGCAGTGGTAGCAATGTCGATTTGTATTCTTCTTTCTGCTGTGATGGTGATGTTTCTTGTAACTGACGAGAAAGTTCAAACAGCCGAAGAAGACAAATTTGATTTTTCTGTCATAAAGGATCTTGTTAAGAGCCCGATGCTGTGGTGTTTTTCTTTTATTGTTTTTGCGGGATATGCTATTTACTCAAGTACATCCTATTTTACCCCATATCTCACCCAGGTTGTCGGTTTGTCTGTGGAGGAATCTGGTGCATTCTCCATTATCAGAAGCTACCTGTTCTATCTGCTTGCACCATTAGGCGGGTATCTGGCTGACCGAGTCCTGCACTCAACCTCCAAACTTTTTACTGTTCTTTTTTCACTTCTTGCTATCAGCATATTCGGAGTAATGTTCCTGCCTTCAACGATGAGTACATTATCCATTAGTATCTATACCCTTATTCCGGGAGCTATAGGCTTAATGCTTTACGGCATCGTGTTCTCGGTAATTCAAGAGTCTGGAATACCTGTCAAAGTTGCAGGTACAGCCATAGGACTGGCTTCGATCATAGGGTACACTCCGGATTTCTTCTTTTCACCAATGTTTGGTCATTGGCTCGACACCCACGGGAACGACGGTTACACCATCATTTTTTACTTTTTAACTGGTGTTGCCGTTATGGGTGCGATTATGTCGTTCATCGTTTATAGACGTAACTTTGCAAAACCGGTCTTTGATGCTGATACTGTAGCCCAAAGTGCATAACCGCGTTTTTTTCTCACCAGCAAGCCGCTCTTTATTGACGGTTTGCTGGTGCTCCTGCAACTCGTATCAGATTCGAGCAGAGTTCCATGCAATCATTTGATTACCTCATTCTTCTTCTCTACTTCTGTTTACTGTTAGTCATTGGCTATTTTGCCAACAAAAAGCAGAAAAATACCGATGATTACTATGTTGGCGGCAGAAACGTTGGAACACTGTCACTAGGAGCATTGTGGATGTCTTCCTGGGTCGGTGGGGCCTGCATTTTGGGTACTGCAGAAAAATCCTATGAAATGGGAATTTCCTCACTCTGGTATTCAATTGCCATGTTTATTGGTTTTATTGTCTTCTCACTTACATTTGCAGGGCGAGTTAAAGAGATGGGAGACAAGTTTCGCCATATTACCTATCCGGACCTGATAGAAGAACGGTACGATACAAGGAGCAGATTAGTCAGTACTGTTACAACAATTGTTGCATACATTGGATATACCGCGACTCAACTCCTTGCGGCAGCACATATAATAACAACCATAACCAACATATCCCTTGGTTATTCGTTTGTCATAGCAACTGTTATAACCATCAGTTATACGTCTTTTGGTGGTTTTTTCGCTGTTGAGAAAACGGATAGGTTTCAGGCTCTTCTGGTGCTTTTGGGAATTTCACTGTTCGCTGTCCCACTCACCTGGAATAAGGTGGGAGGTCTAAGTCAGCTTACCACCAATCTCTCTCCGACCTTTTTTGAACTCGACACATGGGGTGTAAGTACTATTTTTGCAATGATTACAAGTATTATACTCACCTTTTTCACTTCCATGGACAGTTATACACGCTGTTACGCCGCTAAATCTAAAAAGAGTGCAAGAAACGGAACATTGATAGCAGGATTTGCTGTACTTTGTATTGCCTTCTCCGTTTGTTTTCTAGGCATGAGTGCCAGATTGTTATTTCCGGATCAGCCTGGTGGAGAAGCGGCCCTGGTTCAACTTATCATCACAGTTTTTCCTATCGGTATTAAAGGGCTGATGCTGGTAGCCATCTTATCAGCCATTATGTCAACTGCAGACGCCTGTATTTTGAGTGCTTCGGCAAATAT of the Desulfosediminicola ganghwensis genome contains:
- a CDS encoding sodium:solute symporter family protein, translated to MQSFDYLILLLYFCLLLVIGYFANKKQKNTDDYYVGGRNVGTLSLGALWMSSWVGGACILGTAEKSYEMGISSLWYSIAMFIGFIVFSLTFAGRVKEMGDKFRHITYPDLIEERYDTRSRLVSTVTTIVAYIGYTATQLLAAAHIITTITNISLGYSFVIATVITISYTSFGGFFAVEKTDRFQALLVLLGISLFAVPLTWNKVGGLSQLTTNLSPTFFELDTWGVSTIFAMITSIILTFFTSMDSYTRCYAAKSKKSARNGTLIAGFAVLCIAFSVCFLGMSARLLFPDQPGGEAALVQLIITVFPIGIKGLMLVAILSAIMSTADACILSASANITRDIYQRFINPEADSQKVLRLGIFSSVMVGTTGALIAWYSESIISLLVMTFTINSAGLFFPTIGAFFWKRANSQAAFWSMTISLAIVCVWYLGQYLHFNSTVFNIDPLWPGLIVSFTVFSLMSALSTDSSTEMDLTKGILNVSDNR
- a CDS encoding 4Fe-4S dicluster domain-containing protein, whose product is MTKTKKKARMVQHYERCKGCGFCVLECPKDALSFSQNVNKKGYTTVVLDIERCIACAICYTVCPDYVFEKKEAC
- a CDS encoding 2-oxoacid:acceptor oxidoreductase family protein, with product MLSITCAGFGGQGVLTAGMLLAHVSMVSGKELTWVPSYGSEMRGGTASCHLRIDDREILNPFFKTRDALIGMNEESVKDFQESIIPGGVLISNATMVKDVSFREDIKVIEVPATSIAADLQNPRGANIVMLGAAIEATGLFPPEEFADGIDAYFRKKGRNNPLNRECFIHGVKIATRA
- a CDS encoding Glu/Leu/Phe/Val family dehydrogenase, with protein sequence MAENKPYILVEWNDTETDAKGWLCAYNFVNNYCGGGTRMHPTVTAEEVVRLATAMGYKYNACESKTTGGCKGGIAYDYKAPDAKDVLRRYLRAMIPYINSGVSIGGDLGVDYGDVLEILDDFGIGLPQTNSMRNDPVQQKRIQDHDDVCKMTYDGFLMYDMITGYGCAAALDEAWKFKGNVATGTRVVLQGFGCAGASMANCLDKWGYKVVGIADANCLVTCEEGLDVKKLVATRKPKGELDPAAFEENYTVFSNDKWLDIDCDILVPAALEDVINEQNVDKVKASLIVEAANIPVTFQADNVLAERGIDVCVDFVTNMGGIRIYEVVVFGLVNPEPNAIAEDTMDIIRKQTRKVFEEAKRTGESTREVARRLFAPNKSDFPDMPVNTENIAN
- the vorB gene encoding 3-methyl-2-oxobutanoate dehydrogenase subunit VorB; its protein translation is MSRRLMKGNDALAEAAVRAGCRFFGGYPITPQSEILEYLSARLPEVGGTFLQAESELAGINMVYGAAAAGFRAMTSSSGPGFSLLQEGISYIASAELPAVIVDVQRYGSGLGDIFQAQSDYHMATTGGGHGDYHMLVYAPASAQESVDLMCLAFNKAEEYRNPCLILTDASIAQMMEPVELPEMKEVNPDKPWAVRGKSGQDFKKITSTMYYIDDFDTYIKEKYDAMAEKEQRWEALHIADADVVLVAYGISSRICKEAVATAREQGIRLGLLRPITVWPFPVDGFKEVNPDVKAYLTVELSSLPKLDIDVKLACKMKSPVENFLGGAVIPESQQIIEKAVSVLEKVEATSCLKN
- a CDS encoding IclR family transcriptional regulator; this encodes MKINRTTHRATEILKLLAQCPEGLTVTEIGERLKLPKTSTFDIVRTLKMALFLRESSNRYYIGFMANEVGTAYAGDKELYGVAKPHILKLSDQMKMASSLVVFEGIVLNYVFEHTPKGAIITPASSNTKDFLHASASGKVLLSYMTDAKQKKVLSKLKFSPFTDNTITSKDAFIEELKTTLKRGYGVDDREWNDLVTCVSVPIFIHKKVIAAMTLSGLQIASDVIPGVADKLKNVSQIITEEIG
- a CDS encoding MFS transporter, whose translation is MSPFFRKYLCILALSIAGGSIYTLPYLKYVFYDTQLQVMGITNAQSGFLLSMYAIGCMLSYIPGGLITDRISPRKAIAYSLLGTSGLGFLYGFTFSYSMALVIWFLFALTTAFVFWTSLIKAIGMAGNRNEQARLYGIYYAGNGVTAAIVNSIALKAFTFGQDPKQSLFYAVVAMSICILLSAVMVMFLVTDEKVQTAEEDKFDFSVIKDLVKSPMLWCFSFIVFAGYAIYSSTSYFTPYLTQVVGLSVEESGAFSIIRSYLFYLLAPLGGYLADRVLHSTSKLFTVLFSLLAISIFGVMFLPSTMSTLSISIYTLIPGAIGLMLYGIVFSVIQESGIPVKVAGTAIGLASIIGYTPDFFFSPMFGHWLDTHGNDGYTIIFYFLTGVAVMGAIMSFIVYRRNFAKPVFDADTVAQSA
- a CDS encoding thiamine pyrophosphate-dependent enzyme, which codes for MSEKLIPNLLVEDNKFCPGCGHGIINRVVAEVLEEMDLADKAVGSLAVGCACLMMDTFGTDWIQAPHGRAAAVAVGVKRVRPECCVFTYQGDGDSLAIGFSETMYAALRNENITAIIVNNGIFGMTGGQMAPTTLPGQRTTTSPQGRNADTTGQPVNIINQIKEVPVGYLARGSVDTAKEINKLKKYIRTAIETQMSGGGYSLVEILSPCPTNWKMTLEASLDHIKTKVKETYPLGEYVKNGERVDA
- a CDS encoding acetate--CoA ligase family protein, with protein sequence MNITKLLAPRAVAIIGASEKEGFGGDTCRNVISYADKEKVYFVNPKRSTVFGNKCYPSLAEIPTEIDLVVLCTPQKTIEPLLREAAVTGVKAAVVYASGYSETGTEEGRRAEEDLKQLCKELDILLMGPNCAGFMNYVDEVTAFAFISQERDRKGSVGLVSQSGQLCLSFMDHPAMRFSYAISAGNCSVVSMEDYLHYLVDDDQTKVIGIYLEGVTQPDKFSQALKKAAEKRKSVVVLKTGRSEKGKLVAASHTGSLAGADAMYDGIFRKFGVIRVNDAEELLATTQLFATLPYIPEKTGFASINLSGGETGICADMGELHGIDYPDFQEDTLARLRKLLPSYANPANPLDTTATISYDADIYAQVLQAVMDDPGIGLVVIGYTLLHEIADPCIHYMAKGIEQVVENGNAKPMVMLPFFENTRNPEYEIKLAKAGVPVLPPPAYGFAVLNHLKSFIEYKPENHTLELAIPKSEQATQRRTLSEYESCKVLADYNIPTPKGYIAKDQGEAVKIAREVGFPVVMKIASADIAHKSDIGGVALGLRDEAEVRTTFDRLLENGKKHAPEAEVDGVFVQQMLSPGLEVIIGVNNDPQFGPAVLVGLGGVFVEIFKDTALLPAPLTKPEALQMIQSLKGFPLFTGYRGAKELDIDALAEIIAQVSLLAQDHKESLVELDINPVFVYEKGQGVCAADGLIVMNN